The Magnolia sinica isolate HGM2019 chromosome 10, MsV1, whole genome shotgun sequence genome includes a window with the following:
- the LOC131217363 gene encoding uncharacterized protein LOC131217363 yields the protein MAQFLPHEQGNSHQDIQSGGVHDPWPSGIQGNPTHLNIPQPSSEMIIAIIAMEWMIIAFLLSINIPINGDDGNNVLTILFHHHPMSFNFIVVIGVVAFYFTWMWMMMMIAGRSQTRMARILILVVLVLGVLAITVILNALIPKFSWIVWIFFALTIRVMLDMQGCEWATQLTVKIGKPVEEGCKWATQWTTNKIRSLYGDRFCCLPIRRPSALKNTQDFTLPKIPATTRADKDAVSEKLQSLQLALLGYAADNTFQFCN from the exons ATGGCCCAATTTCTTCCTCATGAG CAAGGAAACTCTCATCAAGATATCCAAAGTGGTGGCGTCCATGATCCATGGCCAtcaggaatccaaggaaaccccACACATCTGAACATTCCACAACCTTCGTCGGAAATGATCATTGCTATCATCGCTATGGAATGGATGATCATCGCGTTTCTCTTGAGCATCAACATTCCAATCAACGGTGATGATGGAAACAATGTCCTGACCATTTTATTCCATCACCATCCCATGTCTTTCAACTTTATTGTCGTGATCGGTGTGGTAGCCTTCTACTTCACATGgatgtggatgatgatgatgatagctgGTAGATCCCAGACTCGGATGGCCAGAATTCTCATCCTCGTTGTTTTGGTTCTTGGAGTACTGGCCATTACAGTGATATTGAATGCTCTGATCCCCAAGTTCAGCTGGATCGTATGGATCTTCTTCGCACTGACCATCCGGGTCATGTTGGATATGCAAGggtgtgagtgggccacccaattGACAGTCAAGATTGGCAAGCCGGTTGAGGAAGGATGTAAGTGGGCCACTCAATGGACGACGAACAAGATTCGTAGCCTTTATGGTGATCGTTTCTGTTGTTTACCTATTCGCCGTCCCAGT GCACTGAAGAATACTCAGGATTTTACCCTACCCAAGATTCCAGCGACAACCAGAGCGGACAAGGATGCAGTCTCAGAGAAACTACAATCCCTTCAACTCGCCCTATTGGGGTATGCTGCTGATAACACGTTTCAATTTTGCAATTAA